Proteins from a single region of Pyrus communis chromosome 6, drPyrComm1.1, whole genome shotgun sequence:
- the LOC137738327 gene encoding glu S.griseus protease inhibitor-like: MASEQCEGSEGKYVWPELLGAKGTVAKATIKRENSTVKVEIVVEGTIVPADLRCVADRVRVWVDTDGFVTRVPIIG, translated from the exons ATGGCATCTGAGCAATGTGAGGGCAGTGAAG GTAAGTATGTATGGCCTGAGCTGTTGGGAGCCAAGGGTACCGTTGCGAAGGCAACAATTAAGAGGGAGAATTCCACTGTCAAGGTTGAGATCGTGGTAGAAGGAACCATTGTACCAGCAGATTTGCGATGTGTAGCTGATAGGGTTCGTGTTTGGGTCGATACAGATGGCTTTGTTACTAGGGTGCCTATCATTGGTTAA